GCTGCGGGCAGCAATTTTTTGAGCGATCACATCAAACAGCGCCGACTGATATTCTTCAACTTGCCCGGCATCGGAAAGCGCCGTCAGTCTTGGATCAATCGGCAATTGGCCGAGATAAGGGATTTCATTCACCGCAGCTTCCTTCTCTCCAGCCGGTTTGCCGAATATCTCAATGCGCTTGTTGCAGTCCGGGCATTCAATATAAGCCATATTTTCAACAAGTCCATAAAAAGTAGCTTTATACATGGTGGCCATTTTTATAGCTTTGCGGACAACCATGTTAGCAAGCTGTTGAGGACTTGTGACAATAACCAAACCATCCACCGGAATAGACTGCAATACGGAGATCGGTACATCGCCGGTTCCCGGAGGCAGGTCGATCAGCAGGTAATCAAGTTCTCCCCAGATCACATCCGTCCAGAATTGTTTCACCAGTTGGGAAATGACCGGACCTCTCCAAATCACAGGATCATCCTCATTTTCGAGCATAAGATTCAGAGAAACAATCTTGATGCCACTCATGGATTTGAGCGGCATAATCCCCTTTTCAGCGGCACTTGCTTTGTCTTTGAGACCAAAAATCTTCGGAATGCTGGGTCCTGTTATATCCGCATCAAGAATGCCAACTTTATAACCTTGACGCATCAGGCTTACAGCAAGCATGCTCGTTATAGAGGATTTGCCGACTCCTCCCTTGCCGCTCATGACTGCAACGACGTTTTTAATATTGCTTAATTTTTGAGCTTCAGTAAGTTCCGGAACTGAGGAGCAGCTACCGGAGCAGGTTGAAGCTGTTGAACAACTGCTGCATGGACTACCCACTTTTTTTACCTCCATTATTCGCCAACAAGTTTTTCCAGCTGATCGAGCAGCTCCACGAAAACATCCAGCGCCTGCTTGACCGGTTCAGGTTTTTCCATATCGACTCCGGCTTGGCGCAGAAGTTCGATCGGATAATCTGAGCCTCCGCTGGACAAAAAAGCCAGATACCGCTGTACAGCAGGTTCCCCTTCCCGCACGATTTGCTGAGCGAGAGCCGTCGCTGCTGAAAATCCTGTCGCATATTTATAAACATAGAAAGCATTATAAAAATGCGGGATGCGTGTCCATTCTATATTGATCTGTTCATCCAAGACAATGTCGGGCCCAAAATATTTCAGGTTCAGGTCCCGGTAAATTTTGGACAGGTAGTCTGCCGTGAGGGATTCATTCCGTTCGGCTGCAGCATGGATTTCCTTTTCAAACTCTGCAAACATGGTCTGCCTGAACACGGTCCCCCTGAATTGTTCCAGATAATGATTGATCAGATAGGCCTTCATTTTATTGTCACTTGAGGCATTGATCATATGACGCATTACCAGTGATTCATTCAGT
Above is a genomic segment from Dehalobacter sp. 12DCB1 containing:
- a CDS encoding Mrp/NBP35 family ATP-binding protein yields the protein MGSPCSSCSTASTCSGSCSSVPELTEAQKLSNIKNVVAVMSGKGGVGKSSITSMLAVSLMRQGYKVGILDADITGPSIPKIFGLKDKASAAEKGIMPLKSMSGIKIVSLNLMLENEDDPVIWRGPVISQLVKQFWTDVIWGELDYLLIDLPPGTGDVPISVLQSIPVDGLVIVTSPQQLANMVVRKAIKMATMYKATFYGLVENMAYIECPDCNKRIEIFGKPAGEKEAAVNEIPYLGQLPIDPRLTALSDAGQVEEYQSALFDVIAQKIAARSKGNETV